One window of the Phormidium ambiguum IAM M-71 genome contains the following:
- a CDS encoding Uma2 family endonuclease, translating into MVTTQRNQGNQLATLTVTWEKLPDDFKLEDNPGENTGQPLIAGALRESLELVGFIKSEMLIAANFGLCATVNGDLVIKAPDWVFVRSLLAEESEGDRKSYTPNLEGENPYIVMEFLSDTDGGEYSVKPTFPPGKWFFYERILQVPIYAIFAPATGLLELYRLQNGRYELEFPNEEGRHWLAEMNLFLGVWRGKKEERTGYWLRWWDAAENILPWAMELVEQERQRAEKLAQYLRSQGINPDEIDL; encoded by the coding sequence ATGGTTACTACTCAGAGGAATCAAGGTAATCAATTAGCAACTTTGACTGTTACTTGGGAGAAGTTACCTGATGATTTTAAGTTGGAAGATAATCCTGGGGAAAATACTGGACAACCTTTAATTGCAGGGGCGTTACGCGAAAGCTTAGAATTGGTGGGATTTATTAAATCAGAAATGTTAATTGCTGCCAATTTTGGTCTTTGCGCTACTGTTAATGGTGATTTGGTGATTAAAGCGCCGGATTGGGTTTTTGTTCGATCGCTTTTAGCTGAGGAATCAGAGGGCGATCGCAAAAGTTACACCCCTAATTTAGAAGGAGAAAATCCCTACATTGTGATGGAATTTCTCTCAGATACCGATGGCGGAGAATATTCGGTTAAACCAACTTTTCCCCCTGGAAAATGGTTTTTTTACGAACGGATTTTGCAAGTTCCAATTTATGCAATTTTTGCACCTGCTACCGGACTTTTAGAGTTATATCGCTTACAAAATGGACGCTATGAATTAGAATTTCCTAACGAAGAAGGTCGTCATTGGTTAGCAGAAATGAACCTGTTTTTAGGAGTTTGGCGAGGTAAAAAAGAAGAACGAACAGGTTATTGGTTACGCTGGTGGGATGCAGCAGAAAATATTTTACCTTGGGCGATGGAATTAGTAGAACAGGAACGTCAACGCGCTGAAAAATTAGCCCAATACCTGCGTTCTCAGGGTATTAATCCTGATGAAATTGATTTGTAA
- a CDS encoding Uma2 family endonuclease — MVSSSTFATDIWVKASWEEFLELADNPEYEKARFYYHQGYMRIEMAALGSRHGRQNSLVANAITIFATLKDIEIVEFTNTSYRKEGLTEFQPDSSFYIGSGLKIPPEIDSPIDLNEYDPPTLVLEVGSTTLSDDLGFKRLLYEQTGVREYWVNNAKVGEVIGFSISEGRSGQIHQSLVLPGLSLSVINEALQRRKTQKDNEINRWLIQTFNQI, encoded by the coding sequence ATGGTTTCTAGTTCTACTTTTGCTACTGATATTTGGGTAAAGGCGAGTTGGGAAGAGTTTTTAGAGTTAGCGGATAACCCGGAATATGAAAAGGCAAGGTTTTATTATCATCAAGGTTACATGAGGATTGAAATGGCAGCACTTGGTTCTCGTCATGGACGGCAAAATTCTTTAGTTGCCAATGCGATTACGATATTCGCTACCTTGAAAGACATTGAAATTGTTGAGTTTACTAATACCAGTTACAGAAAAGAAGGGTTAACAGAATTTCAACCTGATTCTTCTTTTTATATAGGTTCAGGATTAAAAATACCTCCTGAAATTGATTCACCTATAGATTTAAATGAGTATGATCCACCAACATTGGTGTTAGAAGTTGGATCAACAACTCTCAGTGATGATTTAGGTTTTAAACGCTTACTTTACGAACAAACAGGAGTAAGAGAATATTGGGTAAATAATGCCAAAGTAGGTGAAGTAATAGGTTTTTCTATTTCTGAAGGTCGCAGCGGTCAAATTCATCAATCCTTAGTATTGCCAGGGTTAAGTTTATCAGTAATTAATGAAGCGCTGCAACGTCGTAAAACTCAAAAAGATAACGAAATTAATCGTTGGTTAATACAAACTTTTAACCAAATTTAA
- a CDS encoding AAA family ATPase, with protein sequence MRLISIKLCNFRCFYGKSPEISFAYGEEQNTTIIHGNNGSGKTTLLNAFTWVLYNKFTAAFAAEEYLVNKRAISEANFGEAVECWVEIVWEHFQKRYRAKRECRAYKGETIEQGESKLRLLIAGDDGNWKIPTEQPDDIIGKILPESLHQYFFFDGERIERIVRSDNKIEIAEATKTMLGVEVLNRSIKHLGEAKKSLEDELKTIGDTETKQLLKQQQQKEKEIERLENRQIEISQELAHQETLKRETSTRFRDISGAKDLEERRKELEAQKTASRERLKKSKEALNRAISSKGYTVLLPELTDEFRMILEDLKQRGELTAGISREFIKQLLNSRRCICGTDLTEGTHSHESVNNWLDKANIAAVEETAIRISAQVDEIDQQAIDFWEDVDKEQANINQFRQEIFQIETQLESISEQLRKNPAEEIRNLQKRLDEIESKIRELTLEEGENKQKISDLKSEIDVLVKQITKQQSNEEKQLLAQRRIAATQDAISRLNEYKSRLDRHFRSQLENRVQEIFSSISFKAYIPKLSDKYELNLIENTSGKEALVGASTGENQILSLSFIGGIIDRVREWSKEEMMVPDSSTFPIVMDSPFGSLDEIYRRQIAKIIPQLANQLVVLVTKTQWRGEVAEEITNLIGREYVLTYYSSKPDCEQDIINLGNSNYPLIRQSPNEFEYTEITEVDYGF encoded by the coding sequence ATGAGGTTAATTTCAATCAAACTTTGTAATTTTCGCTGTTTTTATGGCAAGAGTCCTGAGATTTCCTTTGCTTATGGAGAGGAACAAAATACAACAATTATTCATGGGAATAATGGTTCAGGAAAAACCACTTTACTGAATGCTTTTACTTGGGTTTTATACAACAAATTTACAGCGGCTTTTGCTGCGGAAGAATACTTAGTAAATAAAAGAGCAATATCTGAAGCTAACTTTGGAGAAGCGGTTGAATGTTGGGTAGAAATTGTTTGGGAACACTTCCAAAAACGCTATCGCGCTAAAAGAGAATGTCGCGCTTATAAAGGCGAAACGATCGAACAAGGCGAAAGTAAATTGCGTCTGCTAATTGCTGGCGATGATGGTAACTGGAAAATTCCTACAGAACAGCCTGATGATATTATTGGTAAAATCTTACCCGAAAGCTTGCATCAATATTTCTTTTTTGATGGAGAACGAATTGAAAGAATCGTTCGTTCTGATAACAAAATCGAAATTGCCGAAGCAACTAAGACTATGCTGGGGGTAGAAGTTTTAAATCGTTCCATCAAACATTTGGGGGAAGCAAAGAAAAGTTTAGAAGATGAGTTAAAAACTATTGGTGACACGGAAACAAAACAGTTATTAAAACAACAGCAGCAGAAAGAAAAAGAAATTGAACGTTTAGAAAATCGTCAAATTGAAATTTCCCAAGAATTAGCGCACCAAGAAACGCTGAAGCGAGAAACTAGTACCCGCTTTCGAGACATTAGCGGCGCGAAAGATTTAGAAGAAAGACGCAAAGAATTAGAAGCACAAAAAACTGCTAGTCGGGAAAGACTGAAAAAAAGCAAAGAAGCTTTAAATCGGGCAATTTCGAGCAAAGGTTACACTGTTTTGTTGCCAGAATTAACCGATGAATTTCGCATGATTTTAGAAGATTTAAAACAGCGAGGCGAATTAACTGCGGGAATCTCTCGTGAATTTATTAAGCAGTTACTTAACTCTAGGCGCTGCATTTGCGGGACAGATTTAACTGAGGGAACTCACTCTCATGAAAGTGTAAATAATTGGCTGGATAAAGCTAATATCGCCGCAGTTGAAGAAACAGCGATTCGCATTAGTGCTCAAGTAGATGAAATTGACCAACAAGCGATCGATTTCTGGGAAGACGTAGACAAAGAACAGGCGAATATTAACCAATTTCGTCAAGAGATTTTCCAAATTGAAACGCAGTTAGAAAGTATTAGCGAACAGTTACGCAAAAACCCTGCTGAAGAAATCCGTAATTTGCAAAAGCGACTGGATGAAATTGAAAGTAAAATTCGGGAGTTAACCTTAGAAGAGGGAGAGAATAAGCAAAAAATATCAGACTTAAAATCAGAAATTGATGTGTTGGTTAAACAGATTACTAAACAGCAATCTAATGAAGAAAAACAACTGTTAGCGCAACGAAGAATTGCTGCTACCCAAGATGCTATTTCCCGATTAAATGAGTATAAATCTCGGTTAGATCGACATTTTCGCAGTCAATTAGAAAACCGAGTGCAGGAAATTTTCAGTTCAATTTCCTTTAAAGCTTATATTCCCAAACTTAGTGATAAGTATGAACTAAACCTCATCGAGAATACATCTGGAAAAGAGGCGTTAGTTGGTGCTTCAACGGGAGAGAATCAAATTCTCAGCCTGTCATTTATTGGGGGAATTATTGACAGAGTGCGAGAATGGAGTAAAGAAGAAATGATGGTTCCTGATAGTAGCACTTTCCCGATCGTCATGGATTCACCTTTTGGTAGTTTAGATGAAATCTATCGCCGCCAAATTGCCAAAATCATCCCCCAATTAGCAAATCAATTAGTAGTTTTGGTAACAAAAACTCAATGGCGCGGTGAAGTAGCGGAGGAAATTACTAATCTAATTGGCAGAGAATATGTGTTAACTTATTACTCTTCTAAACCTGATTGCGAACAGGATATAATTAATTTAGGTAATAGTAATTATCCGTTAATTAGGCAAAGTCCGAACGAATTTGAATATACGGAAATTACGGAGGTGGATTATGGTTTCTAG
- the dndB gene encoding DNA sulfur modification protein DndB codes for MVKTAIANFEYLLPVIRGIQAGREYYVSMCPVRILPKLFPLDDEEIPPELRASREINLARIPEISQYILKHPTTYIFSAITASIDAEITFEPIGTEAEERKIGRLRVPMDARFSINDGKHRRAALELALKENPDLGYETIALILFLDIGLKRSQQMFSDLNRFPVVTDSALNILYDQHDRTAELVREVVQQVTVFRCLTDTEHSVLGVRSGKLFTIDRIYNATINLLVNSQHLPLSQQLDLAVRFWNIVSDNIPDWQQVLSKKVAAGEVRRDYLHCHPVALLALGEVGAFLLSLDGWEGYLQGLKEIDWSRFNVDWQGRILVKGGFSKSRDSVAWLRGYILQCLGLGE; via the coding sequence ATGGTTAAAACTGCGATCGCTAACTTTGAATATCTTTTACCTGTGATTCGGGGAATTCAAGCTGGGCGCGAGTATTATGTTTCTATGTGCCCAGTGCGAATTTTGCCGAAACTTTTCCCTTTAGATGATGAAGAAATTCCTCCAGAATTACGGGCGAGTCGGGAGATTAATTTAGCACGAATTCCCGAAATAAGTCAATATATTTTAAAACACCCAACTACTTATATTTTCTCGGCAATTACCGCTTCTATCGACGCAGAAATCACTTTTGAACCGATAGGAACGGAGGCGGAAGAACGCAAAATTGGACGGTTGCGAGTGCCAATGGATGCGCGATTTTCGATTAATGATGGCAAGCATCGACGGGCAGCTTTGGAGTTAGCATTAAAGGAGAATCCAGATTTAGGATATGAGACGATCGCACTCATTTTGTTTTTGGATATTGGGTTAAAGCGATCGCAACAAATGTTTTCGGATTTAAACCGTTTTCCGGTAGTGACTGACTCTGCTTTAAATATACTTTATGACCAGCACGATCGCACCGCAGAATTAGTTAGGGAAGTGGTGCAGCAAGTAACAGTTTTTCGCTGTTTGACGGATACTGAACATAGCGTTTTGGGGGTCCGATCTGGGAAGTTATTTACGATCGATCGGATTTATAATGCTACTATTAATTTGTTGGTTAATTCTCAGCATCTCCCTTTGTCTCAACAGCTAGATTTAGCAGTGCGATTTTGGAATATTGTCAGCGATAATATCCCTGATTGGCAACAGGTTTTATCTAAAAAAGTGGCGGCGGGAGAAGTGCGAAGAGATTATTTGCATTGTCATCCAGTGGCGCTTTTAGCTTTGGGTGAAGTTGGGGCGTTTTTGCTTTCTTTGGATGGTTGGGAGGGTTATTTACAGGGGTTGAAGGAGATTGATTGGTCACGTTTTAATGTAGATTGGCAAGGGAGGATTTTGGTTAAGGGCGGGTTTTCTAAGTCTCGTGATAGTGTTGCTTGGTTGAGGGGGTATATTTTGCAATGTTTGGGTTTGGGGGAGTAA
- a CDS encoding HNH endonuclease yields the protein MVEGQESRNKKLADYCESFARLNPSRIKKKQSGNAPYKPILLLSVIELISQGTISDNHIYVSDELINTFNKYWNCLASNSAYRGGLHYPFIHLESEGFWQVEFKPDCRKGRKLDSTKALREAVEYATLDSELFTFIQDPFAVTRLIDALIDAWFSSSREQIEEILQVNQNLQEITQEEINISDSTVDFQEQPRVVLKKSLVRNAFFRKAVVQIYDYKCAFCRMKVMNSLRQNIVDGAHIKPFAEFFDSRVNNGLSLCKNHHWAFDQGWFSINDEYRIIVASDLEEESPNAKPMRDFQGELIVRPNSEQYFPSLEALQWHRLNRFRN from the coding sequence ATGGTAGAAGGGCAAGAGTCGAGAAATAAAAAATTAGCTGATTATTGTGAGAGTTTTGCTCGATTAAATCCAAGTAGGATCAAGAAAAAACAAAGTGGTAATGCTCCTTATAAACCGATATTACTTTTATCTGTCATTGAACTAATTAGCCAAGGTACTATCTCTGATAATCACATTTATGTTTCCGATGAACTAATTAATACATTTAACAAATACTGGAATTGTTTAGCATCTAACTCAGCTTACAGAGGTGGTCTACATTATCCGTTTATTCATTTAGAGAGTGAAGGATTTTGGCAAGTAGAATTTAAACCGGATTGTAGAAAAGGTAGGAAACTTGACAGTACGAAAGCACTAAGAGAAGCTGTTGAGTATGCTACCCTAGACTCTGAATTATTTACTTTCATACAAGACCCATTTGCCGTAACTAGATTAATAGATGCTTTGATAGATGCTTGGTTCTCATCTAGTAGAGAACAAATTGAGGAGATTTTACAGGTTAATCAAAACTTACAAGAGATTACTCAAGAAGAAATAAACATATCAGACTCAACAGTTGATTTTCAAGAACAACCGAGAGTAGTTCTAAAAAAGTCTTTGGTTAGAAATGCGTTCTTTCGTAAGGCAGTTGTACAAATATATGATTATAAATGTGCATTTTGTCGAATGAAGGTTATGAATTCACTTAGACAAAATATTGTAGATGGCGCACATATAAAACCATTCGCAGAATTTTTCGATAGCAGAGTTAACAATGGTTTATCCCTATGTAAAAATCATCACTGGGCTTTTGATCAAGGATGGTTTAGTATTAACGATGAATACAGAATTATAGTTGCCAGTGATTTAGAAGAAGAATCGCCAAACGCTAAACCTATGAGAGATTTTCAGGGAGAACTCATTGTTAGACCTAATTCAGAGCAATATTTTCCAAGTCTTGAAGCGTTACAGTGGCATCGTTTAAATCGGTTTAGAAATTAA
- a CDS encoding DGQHR domain-containing protein, translated as MNNNPASDLASQILERENQEKQAIALLLDRYLGRNDQILVQKIEMGGSEAYIGSVTLEWFASRVRFASRLPLLRQKFDTHTENVEIDAESIEEIQQRPLDWTRQASLAQYLAARKHHKFPPVLVVINQPWVDIPHANEWNSEGRAMKSAANFMPLDKDNKVGLLDVSPDVTIFALDGQHRLMGVQGLMELLQTGKLPRYKKDKKPSGSVITIEDLREQYQVDPVYLQNLAKEKIGIEFISAVIPGETYEEARRRVRSIFVHVNLMAVPLTKGQLAQLDENDGFSIVARKVAVTHPLLKDIKGRNPRVNWDSATVAAKSTVLTTLQALKEMSERYLQHKFPHWKPLEKKGLIPLRPEDDELEEGIESFKAVFDNLANLLSFQRLEYGDTETPDLRRFSFEKPAGEGNLLFRPVGQIALFQALGILVFKKGFSLDSVFEKLQKYDADGGFSNMESPQSLWYGILFDANKKRVLVSGRDLAAKLIVYLVGGIEDDMERAEIRRAVAEARTVEDRAIGFNGKFVEPRKVGLPVLLS; from the coding sequence ATGAATAACAACCCTGCTAGCGACTTGGCGAGTCAAATTTTGGAGAGAGAAAATCAAGAGAAACAAGCTATAGCCCTCCTGCTTGACCGATATTTGGGCAGAAACGACCAAATTTTAGTGCAAAAAATCGAAATGGGGGGAAGTGAAGCTTATATTGGTTCCGTTACTCTGGAATGGTTCGCCAGTCGCGTTCGTTTTGCTTCTCGCTTGCCTTTACTGCGGCAAAAGTTCGACACCCACACGGAAAATGTGGAAATTGACGCGGAAAGCATCGAGGAAATTCAACAACGTCCGTTAGATTGGACTCGCCAAGCTTCTCTGGCGCAATATTTAGCAGCAAGAAAACATCACAAATTTCCCCCAGTTTTAGTAGTAATTAATCAACCTTGGGTCGATATTCCTCATGCTAATGAATGGAATAGTGAGGGAAGGGCGATGAAATCTGCGGCTAACTTTATGCCTTTGGATAAAGATAATAAAGTCGGTTTGTTGGATGTTTCTCCTGATGTGACAATCTTCGCTTTAGATGGTCAACATCGCTTAATGGGCGTGCAAGGTTTGATGGAATTATTGCAAACTGGAAAGCTTCCTCGCTATAAAAAAGATAAAAAACCTTCGGGTAGCGTAATTACTATTGAAGATTTGCGGGAACAGTATCAAGTCGATCCGGTTTATTTGCAAAATTTGGCTAAGGAAAAGATTGGAATTGAGTTTATTTCGGCGGTGATTCCGGGGGAAACTTATGAGGAAGCTAGGCGGAGAGTGCGATCGATCTTTGTTCATGTTAACTTAATGGCAGTACCTTTAACTAAAGGACAATTAGCCCAATTAGATGAAAATGATGGTTTCTCAATTGTGGCGAGAAAAGTTGCGGTGACTCATCCTTTGTTGAAGGATATTAAAGGGAGAAATCCTCGCGTTAATTGGGATAGTGCAACTGTTGCTGCTAAGTCTACTGTGTTAACAACTTTGCAAGCACTTAAGGAAATGTCAGAACGGTATTTGCAGCATAAGTTTCCCCATTGGAAACCTTTAGAAAAGAAGGGGTTGATTCCTTTACGTCCTGAAGATGATGAACTGGAAGAGGGAATAGAAAGTTTTAAAGCAGTGTTTGATAATTTGGCGAATCTGTTGAGTTTTCAACGTTTGGAATATGGAGATACGGAAACGCCAGATTTGCGCCGTTTTAGTTTTGAAAAACCTGCTGGTGAGGGCAATTTGTTGTTTCGTCCGGTGGGGCAAATTGCTTTGTTTCAAGCTTTGGGAATTCTGGTTTTTAAAAAGGGTTTTTCCTTAGATTCGGTGTTTGAAAAGTTGCAAAAGTATGATGCTGATGGGGGTTTTAGTAATATGGAAAGTCCTCAATCTTTGTGGTATGGGATTTTGTTTGATGCTAATAAAAAGCGGGTTTTGGTTTCGGGGAGAGATTTGGCGGCGAAGCTAATTGTTTATTTGGTTGGTGGGATTGAGGATGATATGGAACGGGCGGAAATTCGTCGCGCTGTGGCGGAGGCGCGGACGGTTGAGGATCGTGCGATCGGTTTTAATGGCAAGTTTGTGGAACCTCGAAAGGTGGGTTTACCTGTTTTGTTGAGTTAG
- a CDS encoding S41 family peptidase has protein sequence MKRFRLIRKKNSALVILFSISILLLSWLISPVIPQMLATQSKTFNAVWETVNNNFYDPKFNGVDWKGIQSKYAPQISKTQTIDEAAVIINQMLGELNTSHTRFYTKNEPAYFQILGIFAPMNEELQKQLKPIFPSGKIEYSDIGIYTKNLNNKTFINTILDGSPAAKAGLKIGDEIITADNKPFHPIQSFAEKAGQKVTLKIQRQANANSQQEITVTPKTFDTTTMFLDAQIASTQIIEKQGKKIGYVHIWSYAGDQYQQQLEDDLIYGRLKDADALVLDLRDGWGGAPMGALNIFLAQPGFSLTNINRNGRRSTYHSSWEKPVVMLVNEGSRSAKEVLAYSFQKAKIGSLVGTKTAGAVVAGRPFLLADGTLLYVAVADVYVDENQRIEGKGVTPDIIVPFAIEYAQGNDPQKERAINEALAKL, from the coding sequence ATGAAAAGATTCAGACTCATCAGGAAGAAAAACTCAGCTTTAGTTATTTTATTTAGCATCTCAATTTTACTCCTTAGCTGGCTAATTTCCCCAGTCATTCCCCAAATGCTGGCAACCCAGTCCAAAACTTTTAATGCTGTCTGGGAAACTGTTAATAATAACTTTTACGACCCAAAATTTAATGGCGTAGATTGGAAAGGAATACAATCTAAATACGCGCCCCAAATTAGTAAGACTCAAACAATCGACGAAGCAGCAGTTATCATCAATCAAATGTTGGGAGAATTAAATACCTCTCACACTCGATTTTACACCAAAAACGAGCCAGCTTACTTTCAAATATTGGGTATTTTCGCCCCAATGAATGAAGAATTACAAAAGCAGTTAAAACCAATATTCCCATCAGGAAAGATTGAATACAGCGATATCGGCATTTACACCAAAAACCTTAACAACAAAACTTTTATTAATACCATATTAGACGGTTCTCCCGCAGCTAAAGCTGGATTAAAAATAGGTGACGAAATCATTACTGCTGACAATAAACCATTTCATCCCATTCAATCATTCGCGGAAAAAGCCGGACAAAAAGTTACCCTAAAAATTCAGCGTCAAGCTAATGCTAATAGTCAGCAAGAAATTACAGTAACGCCGAAAACGTTTGATACAACTACTATGTTTTTAGATGCTCAAATAGCGAGTACCCAAATCATTGAAAAACAAGGGAAAAAAATCGGTTATGTTCACATTTGGTCTTATGCTGGCGACCAATATCAGCAACAATTGGAAGATGACTTAATTTATGGTCGCTTAAAAGATGCAGATGCCTTAGTTTTAGATTTGCGCGATGGTTGGGGTGGTGCGCCAATGGGTGCTTTAAATATCTTTTTAGCACAACCAGGTTTTTCCTTAACAAATATCAACCGCAATGGCAGACGTAGCACTTATCATTCCTCTTGGGAAAAACCAGTAGTAATGTTAGTAAATGAAGGAAGTCGCAGCGCCAAAGAAGTGTTAGCTTATAGTTTTCAAAAAGCTAAAATTGGTTCATTAGTTGGCACTAAAACGGCTGGTGCAGTAGTCGCAGGTCGTCCTTTTTTACTAGCAGATGGAACCTTGCTTTATGTCGCCGTTGCAGATGTTTATGTTGATGAAAACCAACGCATAGAAGGAAAAGGTGTAACTCCCGATATTATAGTACCTTTCGCCATCGAATATGCTCAAGGAAATGACCCCCAAAAGGAAAGGGCAATTAACGAAGCTTTAGCAAAACTATAA
- a CDS encoding DNA phosphorothioation-associated protein 4: MGANRVRVGKDKADLVKALTLGNDTTGPFQTYADAIAFAAALGAKRKKRVVLQEVSKKEPGAIAQEIFISRGYDRLIKLLAISETKDINIISPNDAEAEETRIAIFEEYANGGLEILQEELRGAVDYTERLLLMMIAERDRENQPEGEFNLSRFL, from the coding sequence ATGGGTGCGAATCGAGTTAGAGTAGGCAAAGATAAAGCTGATTTAGTCAAAGCTTTGACCTTGGGAAATGATACAACTGGGCCGTTTCAAACTTATGCAGATGCGATCGCCTTTGCCGCTGCTTTAGGTGCGAAAAGGAAGAAACGGGTTGTTTTGCAGGAAGTTTCTAAAAAAGAACCAGGTGCGATCGCGCAAGAGATATTCATTTCCAGAGGGTACGATCGACTAATCAAATTATTAGCCATATCCGAAACAAAAGACATTAATATTATTTCCCCCAATGACGCAGAAGCAGAAGAAACTCGCATTGCAATTTTTGAAGAATACGCCAATGGGGGATTAGAAATTTTGCAAGAAGAACTGCGAGGCGCAGTTGATTATACCGAGAGGTTGCTGTTAATGATGATTGCTGAAAGAGATCGAGAAAATCAGCCGGAAGGAGAATTTAATTTAAGTAGATTTTTGTAG
- a CDS encoding nucleoside triphosphate pyrophosphohydrolase, giving the protein MKQEYHKLVRDKIPEIIQNSGLNCETLTLSESEYREALRQKVVEEAQEIAEADEENLITELADIYEVIHAIIETHGINRELIIQEQIRRRNERGGFQKRIKLLWTE; this is encoded by the coding sequence ATGAAGCAAGAGTATCACAAACTAGTGAGAGATAAAATTCCCGAAATCATTCAAAACAGTGGGTTGAACTGTGAAACTTTAACCCTTTCTGAATCAGAATATCGGGAAGCTTTACGCCAAAAAGTAGTTGAAGAAGCACAAGAAATAGCGGAAGCTGATGAAGAAAATTTAATTACAGAATTAGCTGATATATATGAAGTTATTCATGCAATTATAGAAACTCACGGGATTAATCGGGAATTAATAATTCAGGAACAAATACGCCGTCGGAACGAACGAGGCGGTTTTCAAAAAAGGATTAAACTTTTGTGGACTGAGTAA